The Mucilaginibacter mallensis genome has a segment encoding these proteins:
- a CDS encoding AraC family transcriptional regulator encodes MKPVFESILPLPASSLKAFFQEKDEFDAPWHFHPQFELTYILQSSGLRYVGNSMEHFEDDDLILLGPNLPHCWKNMEQNIHKAQAIVIQWDLDLLGKNWLDQPEFRGIKNMLALSEKGIQFSKTVAREIKDHIIAMPETAPFEKLMCFLNVLKTLSEKDSFQMLCEHNFAIKPESLQSDRINSVYQYVKQHYGEKIKLKDISSSLHMSEENFSRFFSKVMKKNFFTFLNEFRLNIACKLLIETDMQVKQISYSCGYETLPFFYRQFKRFKQVSPLQFRLTYHKMGNPELN; translated from the coding sequence ATGAAACCGGTTTTTGAATCCATATTGCCATTGCCTGCCAGTTCATTAAAGGCTTTCTTTCAGGAAAAGGATGAATTTGATGCGCCCTGGCACTTTCACCCTCAGTTTGAACTCACCTATATACTTCAAAGTTCCGGCTTACGCTATGTTGGCAATAGTATGGAGCATTTTGAGGATGATGATCTGATATTGCTGGGCCCAAACCTGCCGCACTGCTGGAAAAATATGGAGCAAAACATCCATAAGGCCCAGGCTATTGTTATTCAATGGGATCTCGATCTGCTGGGTAAAAACTGGTTAGATCAACCGGAGTTCAGGGGGATAAAAAACATGCTGGCACTTTCAGAAAAAGGGATCCAGTTTTCTAAAACTGTTGCCCGCGAGATCAAGGATCATATTATCGCGATGCCTGAAACAGCGCCCTTCGAAAAGTTAATGTGTTTTTTAAATGTGTTGAAGACACTGTCTGAAAAAGATAGCTTTCAAATGCTTTGTGAACATAATTTTGCCATAAAGCCGGAATCATTGCAAAGTGACAGGATAAATTCCGTTTATCAATATGTTAAGCAACATTATGGCGAAAAGATAAAGCTGAAGGATATATCAAGCTCTTTACATATGAGCGAAGAGAATTTTTCCAGGTTTTTCAGCAAGGTGATGAAAAAGAACTTCTTTACTTTTTTAAACGAATTCAGGCTTAACATTGCCTGCAAACTACTCATAGAAACAGACATGCAGGTTAAACAGATCAGTTATTCCTGTGGATATGAAACCTTGCCGTTCTTTTACCGGCAGTTTAAAAGATTTAAACAAGTTTCACCCTTGCAGTTCAGGTTAACCTATCATAAAATGGGTAACCCGGAACTTAACTGA
- a CDS encoding GNAT family N-acetyltransferase yields the protein MHLITILKPFNQLSPDELYAIMRLRNEVFVVEQNCVYQDADLKDSKCHHLMIFGDDELLAYARLVPPGLSFTEMSIGRVVTSSKGRGSGNGRLLVALAIEKCREIFGPGPIKIGAQAYLRKFYGSFGFQETGEIYDEDGIPHIDMILN from the coding sequence ATGCACTTGATCACTATCCTAAAGCCCTTTAACCAACTAAGCCCTGATGAGCTGTATGCCATTATGCGGCTTAGGAATGAGGTATTTGTGGTTGAACAGAACTGTGTTTACCAGGACGCCGACCTTAAAGACAGCAAATGCCATCACCTGATGATCTTTGGCGATGACGAACTACTGGCTTATGCAAGGCTGGTACCACCGGGGCTTTCTTTTACAGAAATGTCAATTGGCCGCGTAGTAACCAGTTCAAAAGGCAGGGGCTCAGGAAACGGCCGGCTGCTTGTAGCACTTGCCATTGAGAAATGCCGCGAGATATTTGGCCCTGGTCCTATCAAAATTGGCGCACAGGCCTATTTAAGGAAGTTTTACGGCAGCTTTGGTTTCCAGGAAACCGGTGAGATCTATGATGAAGATGGTATCCCCCATATCGATATGATACTAAACTAA